In Shouchella patagoniensis, the following are encoded in one genomic region:
- a CDS encoding M20 metallopeptidase family protein encodes MVVSAKKRLEAIQEQVVKWRRHLHEYPELSFEEVETPAYIVEQLKGMGITDIQTGVGGRGVLAKITGGKPGPTIAFRADFDALPIQEENDVLYKSKVPGKMHACGHDGHTAALLGVASILVTIKEQLSGNIVFIFQHAEEKPPGGAREMIADGCLDEIDAVFGAHVASQIPLGEISCTEGPIMAAVDAFTINIQGKGGHGAHPHTTVDSIVIGSQLVGDLQTVVSRRTDPMDPAVVTVGVFQSGTAFNVIADTAIIEGTVRTFNEATRRLIEDEIRSIVAGKERGAHVSCDIDYLNGYPALINPTHESTIVRKLATKEFGEKAVITAPPALGGEDFAFYLQQKPGAFFHVGARTDEPFTQYPHHHPRFDFDERALLNIGELFLALAEEYVGAS; translated from the coding sequence ATGGTTGTTAGTGCAAAAAAAAGATTAGAAGCTATTCAAGAACAAGTCGTGAAATGGAGAAGACACTTGCATGAGTATCCAGAGCTATCATTTGAGGAAGTAGAAACACCTGCTTATATTGTCGAACAATTAAAAGGAATGGGTATTACGGATATTCAGACGGGTGTAGGGGGTCGAGGTGTTTTGGCGAAAATTACTGGCGGAAAACCTGGACCGACAATTGCGTTTCGAGCTGACTTCGATGCGTTACCAATTCAAGAAGAGAATGATGTGTTATATAAATCAAAAGTGCCTGGTAAAATGCACGCTTGCGGGCACGACGGTCATACAGCTGCACTACTTGGAGTTGCCTCGATTCTTGTGACAATTAAGGAACAACTATCAGGAAACATTGTGTTTATCTTTCAACATGCAGAAGAAAAACCTCCTGGAGGCGCAAGAGAAATGATCGCTGATGGTTGTCTTGACGAAATTGATGCTGTATTTGGCGCCCATGTCGCGAGCCAAATCCCCTTAGGAGAAATAAGTTGTACAGAAGGACCAATTATGGCGGCTGTTGATGCTTTTACAATTAACATCCAAGGCAAAGGTGGTCACGGGGCACACCCTCATACTACAGTTGACTCAATTGTTATTGGTAGCCAACTAGTAGGTGATTTGCAGACGGTTGTTAGTCGTCGTACAGATCCAATGGACCCTGCAGTTGTTACGGTAGGTGTGTTTCAATCTGGCACTGCGTTTAACGTCATAGCCGATACAGCAATAATTGAAGGAACGGTTCGAACATTTAATGAGGCAACACGTCGGTTAATTGAAGATGAAATTCGGTCAATTGTTGCTGGAAAAGAACGTGGTGCTCATGTCAGCTGCGATATTGATTATTTAAACGGGTATCCGGCTTTAATTAATCCTACGCATGAAAGTACAATTGTGCGAAAACTTGCAACGAAGGAATTTGGTGAAAAAGCTGTTATCACGGCACCACCCGCATTAGGCGGAGAGGATTTTGCTTTTTATTTGCAGCAAAAACCTGGAGCATTTTTCCATGTTGGAGCACGAACAGATGAACCTTTTACGCAGTATCCTCATCATCATCCACGATTCGACTTTGATGAACGAGCATTGTTGAATATTGGAGAACTCTTTTTAGCACTAGCAGAAGAATATGTAGGGGCATCATAA
- a CDS encoding secondary thiamine-phosphate synthase enzyme YjbQ: MNTYRLNTTKHSEMVDITEQVQSAIAEQGIESGIAVVQSLHTTAGITVNENADPDVVKDFLRRLEEVYPWQHEKDMHMEGNTAAHLKTSTVGSTETILIENGKLVLGTWQGIYFCEFDGPRQNRSFAVKGIS, encoded by the coding sequence TTGAACACATATAGATTAAATACAACGAAGCATTCTGAAATGGTTGATATAACAGAACAAGTACAGTCTGCTATTGCTGAACAAGGAATTGAATCGGGAATTGCTGTGGTTCAATCTTTACATACTACCGCGGGTATTACTGTCAACGAAAATGCAGACCCGGATGTAGTGAAGGATTTTCTTAGGAGGCTTGAGGAAGTATATCCGTGGCAACACGAGAAGGACATGCATATGGAAGGAAATACAGCAGCCCACTTAAAAACATCAACGGTTGGTTCAACAGAAACGATCTTAATTGAAAACGGGAAACTGGTTCTTGGTACATGGCAAGGTATTTACTTTTGCGAATTTGATGGACCTAGACAAAATCGATCATTTGCCGTAAAGGGGATAAGCTGA
- a CDS encoding putative polysaccharide biosynthesis protein gives MADSKLMQGTKALTLATLASKMLGFIYIIPFVPIVGQQGVALYQNGYMPYTIVLTLATMGVPVAMSKYVSKYHALGDYETAHRLFKSGIFLMAITGFIAFLILFLAAPFLATISYKPQPNDLYTFDDVVFVIRMVSVALLIIPIMAILRGYLQGFQQMVPTSVSQVIEQIVRILFILTAAFVVMRLGSGDMPLAVGFATFGAFIGGFGGLAVLIWYYLKQRAAILEKVNQTKNTVKTRQSLPKMYKELISYALPFSFVGLSIPLFQNVDVYTIEGAMTAAGQGEDGKVFVAVLTGMAHKIVLIPMALATALSITLVPTITKAYTTGNTNLLQGYITQTYQVILFVTVPATVGMAVLAEPIYFALFGQPASFELGVETLRYYAPSALFFAIYAVTGAILQGMNRQKNAVLSLVIALLLKLGLTYLFIIWFGPYGAIWTTYIGFGAGIALNVYAIGRFAKYDYTFVFRRALLIFIFTAIMGVAVWVVGAGFSNLLPDLSRLATFGPLLISVGVGVIVYFYLAIRSHLAGKILGDRFKL, from the coding sequence ATGGCTGACTCGAAATTAATGCAAGGAACAAAAGCATTGACGCTTGCAACCCTTGCCTCAAAAATGTTGGGGTTTATTTATATTATTCCCTTTGTCCCGATAGTTGGTCAACAAGGGGTTGCCCTTTATCAAAATGGCTACATGCCCTATACCATTGTGTTAACACTGGCGACAATGGGTGTACCTGTGGCAATGTCTAAATATGTATCTAAATACCATGCTTTAGGCGACTATGAGACTGCTCATCGCTTATTTAAGTCAGGGATTTTTCTGATGGCGATTACTGGGTTTATTGCATTTCTTATATTATTTTTAGCCGCGCCTTTTTTAGCTACGATCAGTTATAAACCGCAGCCCAATGATTTATATACGTTCGATGATGTAGTCTTTGTCATTCGTATGGTAAGTGTTGCTTTGCTTATTATTCCGATCATGGCTATTTTACGAGGCTATTTACAAGGTTTCCAACAAATGGTTCCTACTTCTGTTTCGCAAGTGATTGAACAGATTGTACGCATCCTATTTATTCTTACAGCTGCGTTTGTCGTGATGCGCTTAGGAAGTGGGGACATGCCGTTAGCTGTAGGGTTTGCGACATTTGGTGCATTTATCGGTGGTTTTGGCGGTTTAGCTGTTCTTATCTGGTATTATTTGAAACAAAGAGCGGCTATATTGGAGAAAGTTAATCAAACAAAGAATACGGTAAAAACAAGACAATCTTTACCGAAAATGTACAAAGAACTCATTTCCTATGCGCTGCCGTTTTCATTTGTTGGTTTATCGATTCCTTTGTTTCAAAACGTTGATGTTTATACGATTGAAGGAGCAATGACTGCTGCTGGACAAGGAGAGGATGGAAAAGTCTTTGTTGCGGTATTAACTGGAATGGCGCATAAAATCGTATTAATTCCAATGGCGCTTGCTACTGCCTTGTCCATAACGTTGGTGCCAACGATTACAAAAGCATATACAACGGGGAATACGAACTTGCTGCAAGGCTATATTACTCAGACATATCAAGTGATATTATTTGTTACCGTTCCAGCTACAGTTGGGATGGCGGTACTTGCAGAACCCATTTACTTTGCGTTGTTTGGTCAACCGGCTAGCTTTGAACTCGGAGTTGAAACGCTGCGCTATTATGCTCCATCTGCATTATTCTTTGCCATTTACGCGGTAACAGGTGCAATTTTGCAAGGGATGAACAGGCAAAAAAATGCCGTGCTGTCTTTAGTTATCGCATTGCTGTTAAAACTTGGATTGACATACCTTTTTATCATCTGGTTTGGTCCATATGGAGCGATTTGGACAACTTATATTGGCTTTGGAGCTGGAATTGCTTTAAATGTATACGCAATCGGTAGATTTGCAAAGTATGATTACACATTCGTATTTCGTAGAGCGTTGCTGATCTTCATTTTCACAGCAATTATGGGTGTTGCTGTATGGGTTGTGGGAGCAGGGTTCTCTAATTTACTACCTGATTTATCTAGACTTGCAACATTCGGTCCACTTTTAATTAGTGTCGGTGTCGGGGTTATCGTTTATTTCTATTTAGCTATCCGGTCACATTTAGCTGGGAAAATATTAGGTGATCGGTTTAAGTTATAG
- the ftsW gene encoding putative lipid II flippase FtsW: MNYSFRKDNDWVLIGATAVLTLFGLLMVYSASYVEGYFLPEPNPFNYVTRQIIWLTLSVFLFVFVMHFQYRHYRKLTPFIIAISFFLLVLVVFIGTGAEVGSRRWIRIGPMNLQPSEFVKIGMIIYLAHVYSRKQAYIDNFINGVMPPLIIVGLVFALIMRQPDLGTATSIMLTAILIVFISGARWKHLIGLAGVGAFVFTLLAVFEPYRLERLTSFVNPFADPMGDGYQLINGYLAIANGGLSGLGLGQSLQKMRSLPEGHTDFILAVISEELGFLGILLVFLCYGIILFRGISIGAKCKSPFGSLLAFGIVFQLAIQIIFNVGAVSGMLPITGITLPLVSYGGTSLLVTLISIAILANIHQNNKRQERKQEREDESLSA, encoded by the coding sequence ATGAATTATTCTTTTCGTAAAGACAATGACTGGGTATTAATTGGTGCAACCGCTGTTCTTACCTTATTTGGTCTTTTAATGGTATATAGTGCAAGTTATGTCGAAGGGTATTTTTTACCGGAACCTAATCCGTTTAACTATGTCACAAGACAAATCATTTGGTTAACATTATCTGTTTTTTTGTTTGTTTTTGTCATGCATTTCCAATATAGGCATTACAGAAAATTGACACCATTTATTATTGCTATTTCGTTTTTCTTACTCGTTTTAGTCGTTTTTATTGGAACTGGTGCTGAAGTTGGCTCTAGAAGGTGGATTCGGATTGGACCAATGAATTTACAACCTTCCGAGTTTGTGAAAATAGGAATGATTATTTACTTAGCACATGTTTATTCACGTAAACAAGCGTATATCGATAATTTTATTAATGGAGTTATGCCGCCGTTAATTATTGTGGGATTAGTTTTTGCCCTTATCATGCGTCAGCCTGATTTAGGTACAGCTACTTCTATCATGCTTACAGCAATTTTAATTGTTTTTATTTCAGGTGCGAGATGGAAACATTTAATTGGGCTTGCTGGGGTAGGAGCATTTGTTTTTACTTTGCTCGCTGTTTTTGAACCGTACCGACTTGAACGCTTGACCTCCTTTGTGAATCCGTTTGCCGATCCGATGGGAGATGGGTACCAATTAATTAATGGCTATTTAGCAATTGCTAATGGTGGTCTTAGCGGTCTTGGTCTGGGTCAAAGTTTACAAAAAATGAGGTCTTTACCAGAAGGACATACAGATTTTATACTAGCGGTCATTTCTGAAGAGTTAGGTTTTTTAGGGATTTTACTAGTCTTTCTTTGTTACGGGATTATTTTGTTTCGAGGAATTTCGATTGGTGCAAAATGTAAAAGCCCTTTTGGTAGTTTGCTTGCATTTGGAATTGTATTTCAGTTAGCCATTCAAATTATCTTTAACGTTGGAGCAGTATCAGGTATGCTGCCAATCACTGGGATCACGCTCCCACTTGTTTCATATGGAGGAACTTCACTTCTAGTTACACTAATTAGTATCGCTATATTGGCGAATATCCACCAAAACAATAAGCGGCAGGAAAGAAAGCAAGAAAGAGAAGATGAATCGCTAAGTGCATAG
- a CDS encoding NAD(P)/FAD-dependent oxidoreductase codes for MYDVIIIGGGPSGLMASVAAAENGANVLLLDKGNKLGRKLAISGGGRCNVTNRMERKQLIEHIPGNGRFMHSPFSVFDNENIIHFFENLGIQLKEEDRGRMFPINDKAQTVVDTLLNRIRTLKVEIRTNTEVADVSYEDGSVSEVTLIDGKKIRTKTLIIATGGKSVPHTGSNGSGYPWAKKAGHTITELYPTEVPITLSDAFIKAKALQGLSLREIELTVSAPNGKKIKTHEGDMIFTHFGISGPAALRCSQYVVKALKKYNAQWIPMSIQFFPGQSHEDVFQQLLSKIKAEPKKALKTVLKGFAPERLLTYLYDELKTPVNEVCANTPHDALRQLAQAFTAFPLHANGTLSIEKAFVTGGGVSVKEIEPKTMHSKKQNGLYFCGEVLDIHGYTGGYNITCAFSTGYTAGLGAALHSTGKLS; via the coding sequence ATGTATGATGTAATCATTATTGGTGGTGGCCCATCTGGATTAATGGCTTCTGTGGCTGCTGCTGAAAACGGAGCAAACGTATTGCTGCTTGATAAGGGCAATAAGCTTGGTCGGAAGCTTGCTATTTCAGGAGGCGGGCGTTGTAATGTCACAAATCGAATGGAGCGTAAACAGCTCATAGAACATATACCTGGGAATGGGCGCTTTATGCATAGCCCGTTTTCCGTGTTTGATAATGAAAACATCATTCATTTTTTTGAAAACCTCGGTATTCAATTAAAAGAAGAAGACCGCGGGCGCATGTTTCCGATTAATGATAAAGCACAAACCGTTGTTGATACGTTATTAAATAGGATTCGCACGTTGAAAGTGGAAATCCGTACAAATACAGAGGTAGCAGATGTTTCTTACGAAGACGGTTCTGTTTCTGAAGTTACCTTAATCGACGGGAAGAAGATTAGAACGAAAACATTAATTATCGCCACTGGAGGCAAATCAGTCCCTCATACTGGCAGCAACGGTTCTGGTTATCCTTGGGCTAAAAAAGCTGGTCATACCATTACAGAATTGTACCCAACGGAAGTACCAATTACATTATCCGATGCATTTATTAAAGCAAAGGCACTTCAAGGATTGTCTTTGCGAGAGATTGAACTGACCGTATCCGCACCTAATGGAAAAAAAATCAAAACGCATGAAGGAGACATGATTTTTACACACTTTGGTATATCCGGGCCAGCGGCATTGCGTTGTAGTCAATATGTCGTTAAAGCATTGAAAAAATACAACGCCCAATGGATTCCAATGTCGATCCAATTCTTTCCTGGACAATCTCATGAAGATGTTTTTCAACAATTACTTTCAAAAATAAAAGCAGAACCTAAGAAAGCATTAAAGACGGTTTTAAAAGGGTTTGCACCAGAACGGTTATTAACGTATTTATATGACGAGTTAAAAACGCCAGTAAATGAAGTCTGTGCAAATACGCCACACGATGCACTTCGTCAATTAGCTCAAGCTTTTACCGCATTTCCATTACATGCAAATGGGACACTCTCCATTGAAAAAGCATTTGTTACAGGAGGTGGAGTTTCCGTAAAAGAAATAGAGCCTAAAACAATGCATTCAAAAAAACAGAATGGTTTATACTTCTGCGGTGAGGTTCTTGATATTCATGGTTATACAGGTGGTTATAATATTACTTGTGCGTTTTCAACAGGGTATACAGCTGGTTTAGGTGCTGCCCTTCATTCAACCGGAAAACTGTCATAA
- a CDS encoding DeoR family transcriptional regulator, with product MQTSTDRMLTRIKSIYLYIKQKGTVTTNELVEEFGITQRTVQRDLNVLEYNNLVTSSARGKWKATSKKTKVS from the coding sequence TTGCAAACTTCAACTGATCGTATGCTGACTCGAATTAAGTCCATCTACTTGTACATCAAACAGAAGGGAACTGTCACGACGAATGAATTAGTTGAAGAGTTCGGCATCACTCAGCGCACCGTGCAGAGGGATTTAAATGTACTTGAGTATAACAACCTTGTGACAAGTTCTGCTCGTGGCAAATGGAAAGCAACAAGCAAAAAAACGAAAGTATCTTAA
- a CDS encoding SMP-30/gluconolactonase/LRE family protein, with the protein MMTIQANRVWDGKATLGEGPFWDETDHMLLWVDIEGYTLHCFNPDTKEDTTLPFAQHVTAVVKKEGGGLLLAMRDGIYSYSRDRLTPYYLHPDEGKKIRFNDAKCDPAGRLWAGTMAFDGKSPIGELVVLDTKERITKKIDGLAISNGMAWDTKQRLFYHNETVTGETTIYRYSNESIDIEKVGIVPINYRTYGGGPDGMTIDNEGYLWVALWGAGAVIRVDPITGNVDKKIIVPASNVTSCTFGGQELKTLYITTAAKEGERESGALFSVELEVGGAPSYPYKPKLLNE; encoded by the coding sequence ATGATGACGATACAAGCAAATCGTGTTTGGGATGGAAAAGCTACACTTGGAGAAGGGCCGTTTTGGGATGAAACAGATCATATGTTGCTTTGGGTCGATATTGAAGGGTATACCCTTCATTGTTTTAATCCAGATACAAAAGAAGATACAACCTTACCGTTTGCTCAACATGTAACAGCGGTAGTGAAAAAAGAAGGTGGCGGTTTGCTTTTAGCGATGCGTGACGGCATTTATTCTTACAGTCGCGATCGACTGACACCCTATTATTTACATCCTGACGAAGGAAAAAAAATTCGTTTTAATGATGCCAAATGTGACCCAGCTGGTCGTTTATGGGCCGGGACGATGGCTTTTGATGGGAAATCACCGATTGGAGAATTAGTTGTACTGGATACGAAAGAACGTATAACAAAAAAAATTGACGGACTGGCGATATCAAATGGGATGGCTTGGGATACAAAGCAACGCTTGTTTTATCATAATGAAACGGTGACTGGAGAAACAACCATTTATCGTTACAGCAACGAGTCAATAGACATTGAAAAAGTGGGGATTGTCCCGATCAATTACCGTACTTATGGCGGTGGTCCTGATGGAATGACCATTGATAACGAGGGTTATCTATGGGTTGCATTATGGGGAGCTGGAGCAGTTATAAGAGTAGACCCAATTACTGGAAATGTCGACAAAAAAATTATTGTCCCCGCATCAAATGTCACTTCATGTACGTTTGGTGGACAAGAGCTTAAGACATTGTACATTACTACGGCCGCAAAAGAAGGAGAACGAGAAAGTGGAGCTTTGTTCTCTGTTGAGTTAGAAGTAGGAGGAGCACCTTCATATCCGTACAAACCAAAGTTATTGAACGAATAA
- the cysK gene encoding cysteine synthase A: protein MKVVNNIAELIGNTPLIRLNKLADPNGAAVYLKLEMFNPSGSVKDRAALSMIEQAEKDGLLKENSTIIEPTSGNTGIGLAMNAAARGYRAILVMPDTMSQERINLLKAYGAEVVLTEGDKKMPGAIDRAKQLANEIPNSYMPMQFENEANPEAHRHTTALEIKKSLDSIGASLSAFVAASGTGGTITGTGETLKELYPDVTIHVVEPAGSPVLSGGKPGPHKLVGTSPGFIPPILNENIYNDIKRIDDENAYKTTRDLARLEGILVGPSSGAACFAALELAKTLSNNDHVVAIACDTGERYLSTDLFLF from the coding sequence ATGAAAGTTGTTAACAACATCGCGGAATTAATTGGTAATACGCCTTTAATCCGCTTAAATAAGCTTGCTGATCCAAATGGTGCAGCAGTTTATTTGAAATTGGAAATGTTTAACCCAAGTGGCAGCGTAAAAGATCGTGCAGCCTTATCTATGATTGAACAAGCTGAAAAAGACGGTCTCTTAAAAGAGAATTCAACCATCATTGAGCCAACCAGTGGAAATACAGGCATTGGTCTTGCGATGAATGCCGCCGCGCGTGGTTATAGAGCTATTCTTGTTATGCCTGATACAATGAGCCAAGAACGAATCAATTTATTAAAAGCATATGGAGCAGAGGTTGTTTTAACAGAAGGCGACAAAAAAATGCCTGGAGCAATCGATCGTGCTAAGCAACTTGCAAATGAAATTCCAAACTCGTACATGCCGATGCAATTTGAAAATGAAGCAAATCCAGAAGCTCATCGTCATACAACAGCGCTTGAAATTAAAAAAAGCTTAGACTCTATTGGCGCATCATTGTCCGCATTTGTTGCAGCATCAGGAACCGGTGGAACGATTACTGGTACTGGCGAAACATTAAAAGAACTTTATCCAGATGTGACTATCCATGTTGTTGAACCTGCTGGATCTCCTGTTTTATCAGGAGGGAAACCAGGTCCCCATAAATTAGTTGGAACAAGCCCTGGTTTTATCCCACCGATTTTGAATGAAAACATTTACAATGACATCAAACGGATCGACGATGAGAATGCATACAAAACAACTAGAGACTTAGCTAGGTTGGAAGGCATTCTTGTTGGGCCATCATCTGGAGCGGCTTGTTTTGCCGCATTGGAATTGGCAAAAACGTTAAGTAATAATGACCATGTTGTAGCTATTGCTTGTGACACTGGGGAACGTTACTTATCAACCGACTTATTTCTCTTTTAA
- a CDS encoding pseudouridine synthase, with protein MRIDKLLADAGYGTRSELKKALKKGVVYVDEQQVKDPKTRVNPNQRITFKGIQVHYQEHVYLMLNKPKGVISATKDRVHQTVIDLIAKEWGHMDVFPIGRLDKDTEGLLLLTTDGGFSHDLMSPKKHVRKTYRALVEGSVTEEDIASFRQGVKLADGYVTKTAQLKVEKVDEKQSIITVEITEGKYHQVKRMFEAVGKRVIELERLQIGGLKLDQTLKRGEFRELSEEEIECTKNG; from the coding sequence ATGAGAATTGATAAGTTGTTAGCTGATGCAGGTTATGGCACAAGATCTGAATTAAAAAAAGCATTAAAAAAAGGTGTTGTTTATGTGGATGAACAACAAGTGAAAGACCCTAAAACAAGAGTGAACCCCAATCAACGTATTACTTTTAAGGGAATTCAAGTTCACTATCAGGAACATGTCTATTTAATGTTAAACAAACCTAAAGGTGTAATATCAGCAACAAAAGACAGGGTTCATCAAACAGTGATTGATTTAATTGCAAAAGAATGGGGGCATATGGATGTTTTTCCTATTGGCCGACTGGATAAAGATACAGAAGGATTGTTGCTGTTAACAACGGACGGTGGCTTCTCTCATGACTTAATGTCGCCAAAAAAACATGTAAGAAAGACCTATCGTGCTCTTGTCGAGGGCTCTGTAACTGAAGAGGACATCGCTTCTTTCCGACAAGGTGTGAAATTGGCTGATGGATATGTGACAAAAACAGCTCAGCTTAAGGTTGAAAAGGTAGATGAAAAGCAATCCATCATTACCGTGGAGATAACGGAAGGAAAGTATCATCAAGTGAAGCGGATGTTTGAGGCAGTAGGTAAGCGAGTTATTGAATTGGAGCGATTACAAATCGGAGGTCTGAAACTTGATCAAACGTTAAAAAGAGGAGAGTTCCGTGAGCTTTCTGAGGAGGAAATAGAGTGTACGAAAAACGGGTAA
- the rodA gene encoding rod shape-determining protein RodA: MERKQTGLDYTLLFLIFLLMCISLVAIYSGAGQYFADDPTYYVVRQLVWYGVGAVIITAVMLLDFDFYKNLTIPFYAIGMVLLLAVEFFGTERNGAQRWIFGIQPSEFMKVFLILALAHLLYRLTKDRQDFSLKADIIVLAKILAVSLPPFLLILKQPDLGTALVIAAIIGTMLLMSGVRWRLLLSLVGTAVFFVAFMIYMHQFHFDFFSEYLIEPHQLSRIYGWLDPDGDTSGIGYQLNQAILGIGSGQLFGSGFMEGMQTQSDVIPEIHTDFIFTVIGEEFGFLGAMVLLVVYFLLFYRMIMIALTCNNLFGSYLVSGVVGLLVFQVFQNIAMTIGLMPITGLALPFISYGGSALLTNMIAIGIVLNVHYRTREYMFKSEENYS, encoded by the coding sequence ATGGAAAGAAAACAAACGGGGTTAGATTACACACTTCTATTCCTTATATTTTTATTGATGTGCATCAGTTTAGTTGCAATTTATAGTGGAGCAGGACAATACTTTGCCGATGATCCAACTTATTACGTTGTTCGTCAGCTTGTCTGGTATGGAGTTGGAGCGGTTATTATCACCGCTGTTATGTTGCTTGATTTCGATTTCTATAAGAATTTAACGATTCCATTTTATGCAATTGGCATGGTTTTGCTTCTTGCCGTTGAATTTTTTGGGACTGAAAGAAACGGCGCACAGCGGTGGATTTTTGGCATCCAACCATCAGAGTTTATGAAAGTTTTTCTGATTCTGGCTCTTGCTCATTTGCTTTATCGATTAACAAAAGACCGTCAAGATTTTAGCTTGAAAGCAGATATTATTGTGTTAGCGAAAATATTGGCTGTAAGTCTCCCGCCATTTTTACTGATATTAAAACAACCCGACCTCGGTACCGCTTTAGTAATTGCGGCGATCATTGGCACAATGCTATTAATGTCAGGTGTGCGTTGGCGGTTATTATTGTCTTTAGTCGGAACAGCCGTTTTTTTCGTTGCCTTTATGATCTATATGCATCAATTTCACTTTGACTTTTTTAGTGAATATTTAATAGAACCCCACCAACTATCTCGGATTTACGGTTGGCTTGACCCTGATGGAGATACTAGTGGAATAGGTTATCAATTAAACCAAGCGATATTGGGGATTGGATCGGGGCAACTGTTTGGCAGTGGATTTATGGAAGGAATGCAGACTCAAAGTGATGTTATTCCAGAAATCCATACAGATTTCATTTTCACAGTCATTGGGGAAGAGTTTGGTTTTCTTGGTGCGATGGTATTGCTGGTTGTTTACTTCCTTTTGTTCTATCGCATGATTATGATTGCATTAACATGTAACAATTTGTTTGGTTCGTACTTAGTATCTGGTGTTGTTGGTTTACTTGTCTTTCAAGTATTCCAAAACATCGCCATGACAATTGGTTTAATGCCTATTACAGGGCTTGCGCTTCCATTTATTAGTTACGGTGGTAGTGCTTTGTTAACAAATATGATCGCTATTGGAATCGTATTGAATGTTCATTATCGTACGAGAGAATATATGTTTAAAAGTGAAGAGAATTACAGTTGA
- the thpR gene encoding RNA 2',3'-cyclic phosphodiesterase — protein sequence MERPHYFLALYPSSRFREELYSYVSTTFHNDTFNRWVHKDDYHLTYHFFGYLTDKTIKKMIEPIRNCISQFTPFFIQFNHLGVFGRESHPRILWVGPTHMNEQMSESYSKMNLFLEENRFSINHKPFVPHVTVARKWIQEAVYDGSIAPSFLIEEEFTELSLFRTHMNRNPKYERIAVFPFQQRRTHS from the coding sequence ATGGAAAGACCGCATTATTTTTTAGCATTGTACCCATCGTCTCGATTTAGAGAGGAGCTTTATTCATATGTGTCAACAACTTTTCATAACGATACGTTTAACCGGTGGGTTCATAAAGATGACTATCATTTGACTTATCACTTCTTTGGGTATTTAACGGATAAAACCATTAAAAAAATGATAGAACCAATACGTAATTGTATCTCTCAGTTTACCCCGTTTTTTATTCAGTTTAATCATTTAGGTGTATTTGGACGTGAATCACATCCACGCATTTTATGGGTTGGTCCTACTCATATGAACGAACAAATGAGTGAGTCTTATAGCAAAATGAATCTTTTTTTAGAAGAAAATAGGTTCTCGATTAATCACAAACCATTTGTTCCCCATGTGACAGTTGCGCGTAAATGGATACAAGAAGCAGTCTATGATGGTTCTATTGCACCGTCATTTTTAATTGAAGAAGAATTTACAGAGCTAAGTTTGTTTCGGACACATATGAACAGGAATCCAAAATACGAACGCATTGCGGTGTTCCCTTTTCAACAAAGGAGGACGCATTCATGA